The following coding sequences lie in one Oncorhynchus gorbuscha isolate QuinsamMale2020 ecotype Even-year linkage group LG10, OgorEven_v1.0, whole genome shotgun sequence genomic window:
- the LOC124045139 gene encoding lysophosphatidic acid receptor 6-like: MNTSVGDFPGNCSTPADYQFYLFPAVYSLVMALGLPGNVGALYMFIFKITPRTSSNVYVINLALADTAILCTLPFKIHYFLNRNDWVFGDMACRITGTLFFANIYISIAFMTCICVDRYTAVAHPHIYLRLRNSCYTVVVSVAVWVVAGVAVLSFIRVGPLDSKPGGGRPQRRSCFENFSKHEWDRRVAPYSLFSLVFGSLLPSVVILVCYPLVARRIALIRTNTARGALRVIYTILAITLLCFLPYHVVHFLHLLRRQGAIHHCPYANAIYNARQVTLALVSLNSCLDPLLYYFTTSRCKWSPSMARFRWIWARRNRGLYTIAVAQ, translated from the coding sequence ATGAATACATCTGTTGGAGATTTCCCTGGCAACTGCAGTACCCCAGCAGACTACCAGTTCTACCTCTTCCCAGCCGTCTACAGTCTGGTGATGGCACTGGGCCTGCCAGGAAACGTGGGAGCCCTCTACATGTTCATCTTTAAGATCACTCCCCGCACCTCATCTAACGTGTACGTGATCAACCTGGCCCTCGCCGATACCGCCATCCTCTGCACCCTTCCCTTCAAGATCCACTACTTCCTCAACAGAAACGACTGGGTATTCGGAGACATGGCTTGCCGCATTACAGGAACACTGTTCTTCGCCAACATCTACATCAGCATCGCCTTCATGACCTGTATCTGTGTGGATCGATACACGGCCGTCGCCCATCCTCACATCTATCTGAGGCTCCGGAACTCGTGTTATACTGTAGTGGTGAGTGTGGCGGTGTGGGTGGTGGCGGGGGTGGCTGTTCTGTCCTTCATCCGAGTGGGACCTCTGGACAGCAAACCTGGCGGAGGTCGCCCCCAGCGCCGTAGCTGCTTTGAGAACTTTTCAAAGCACGAGTGGGACAGGCGTGTGGCGCCGTACAGCTTATTCAGTCTCGTCTTCGGCTCGCTACTGCCCTCTGTGGTCATCCTGGTGTGTTACCCTCTGGTGGCACGGCGCATCGCTCTCATCCGGACCAACACGGCCCGCGGAGCCCTGAGGGTCATCTACACCATCCTGGCTATCACCCTGCTCTGTTTCCTGCCGTACCATGTGGTTCACTTCCTGCACCTGCTCCGCCGTCAAGGGGCCATCCATCACTGTCCCTATGCCAATGCCATCTACAATGCCCGGCAGGTGACTCTGGCTCTGGTCAGCCTCAACAGCTGTCTGGATCCCCTGCTCTACTACTTCACCACTAGTCGCTGTAAGTGGAGTCCCTCCATGGCCAGGTTCAGATGGATTTGGGCCAGGAGGAATAGGGGGCTCTATACCATTGCTGTGGCACAGTGA